The genomic window AAAGCGAAAATAGCATAGTCCAATAGAATGCTAAAAAGCATCCCCATAAGTGGTTGATTTTCTTGATTTGTAATGGGAAACAAATCGAAAATCCCAACAATAACAACACTTAACGAAAGTAATAATGCCACAATAAAATTTCCAATCAACAAACTTTGTTTCAAATTAGTAGCATAAAAATAGAGTGTGGCAGCAATGATAATAAAAATGGACGCAAAATTAGGTTTATCAATCACATTCGACAAATAAAATCCAATGGCAACTCCAGTAAAAGTAAATCCAAAGTAAAGATTATAAGCCTGATTTTCAGAAATAAACTTTCCCACAATTACATCATTAGGTTTATTCTCCAAATCAGTTTCGACATCCAAAATATTATTGATAATGTAACCGCCAGCTGCAATACATACGGTTGCCAAAACCAACAAACCATATTGCCAATCGGTCAAAGCCAAAGGAATATTTTGCAATTCCAGAAAACCATACCTAAAAACAAGTTGCATCAAGGCA from Flavobacterium eburneipallidum includes these protein-coding regions:
- a CDS encoding geranylgeranylglycerol-phosphate geranylgeranyltransferase, yielding MNYLKLIRFPNLIMLALMQLVFRYGFLELQNIPLALTDWQYGLLVLATVCIAAGGYIINNILDVETDLENKPNDVIVGKFISENQAYNLYFGFTFTGVAIGFYLSNVIDKPNFASIFIIIAATLYFYATNLKQSLLIGNFIVALLLSLSVVIVGIFDLFPITNQENQPLMGMLFSILLDYAIFAFIINFIREIIKDLEDIKGDLSQAMSTLPIVFGIERTTKLVFALSFIPIIVILYYINTHLVVTGLWYATLYGLIFILAPLLYFSIKIWSANKQNDFQHLSSVLKGILFFGILSVVIISLNIKYNA